A portion of the Malania oleifera isolate guangnan ecotype guangnan chromosome 3, ASM2987363v1, whole genome shotgun sequence genome contains these proteins:
- the LOC131152140 gene encoding anthocyanidin 3-O-glucosyltransferase 2-like: MEKRAELVFIPSPLVGHLVSTVEIAKLLLLRHRQLSVTLLLIPPPSSDHSKASSYAHSLASSTPSSVAARIRFLHLPPPPGAKPVPSFSPATFSTFLESYKPAVRDAVSQLGLTGSESESDSARLAGFVVDMFCTPMIDVGDEFGVPSYLFYTSGACALGLYFNLQDLHDELGLDPAELKDSDELSIPCFVNPVPAEALPTAARDKVNGGSSAFIGRARSYRRAKGIMVNTFMELEAHVLQSILGEGKTKIPTVYPVGPILGPVNEPSNEVGSTKIMKWLDAQPPLSVVFLCFGSMGSFGVDQVKEIAGGVENSGYRFLWSLRKPPPKNTLPLPGENASPPEEVLPEGFMERTADIGRIIGWAPQVAILSHPSIGGFVSHCGWNSTLESVWCGVPIATWPMYAEQRINAFQMVKELGLSVEITLDYKKELWKESSRIVGATDIERGIRVVMEEDSAIRAKVKEMKEKSRKTLLEGGSSYASLGRFIDDVISNMP; encoded by the coding sequence ATGGAGAAGAGAGCAGAGCTGGTGTTCATACCCTCACCTCTGGTGGGCCACCTGGTCTCCACGGTTGAGATCGCCAAGCTCCTCCTCTTACGCCACCGCCAACTCTCCGTCACCCTCCTCCTCATCCCCCCCCCTTCCTCCGACCACTCCAAAGCCTCCTCCTACGCCCACTCCCTCGCTTCATCCACCCCCTCCTCCGTCGCCGCCCGCATCCGCTTCCTCCACCTTCCTCCTCCGCCCGGGGCAAAACCGGTGCCCTCCTTCTCTCCCGCCACCTTCTCTACCTTCCTGGAATCCTACAAGCCCGCCGTCAGGGACGCCGTCTCCCAACTCGGACTCACCGGGTCGGAGTCCGAATCCGACTCGGCCCGCCTGGCCGGCTTCGTCGTCGACATGTTCTGCACCCCTATGATCGACGTGGGCGACGAGTTCGGCGTCCCTTCCTACCTCTTCTACACCTCCGGCGCCTGCGCTCTCGGTCTCTACTTCAATCTCCAAGATCTGCACGACGAACTCGGCCTCGACCCGGCCGAGCTCAAGGACTCGGACGAGTTATCCATCCCGTGTTTCGTTAACCCGGTTCCCGCCGAAGCTTTGCCGACCGCGGCGCGGGACAAGGTAAACGGGGGGTCCTCCGCCTTCATCGGCCGTGCTAGAAGCTACCGAAGAgctaagggtattatggtcaacACGTTCATGGAGCTAGAAGCACATGTGCTCCAGTCGATTCTAGGCGAAGGTAAAACTAAAATCCCGACTGTGTATCCTGTGGGACCCATTCTTGGCCCAGTAAATGAGCCCTCGAATGAGGTGGGGTCCACAAAGATCATGAAGTGGTTGGATGCGCAGCCTCCTCTCTCGGTTGTGTTCCTATGCTTCGGAAGCATGGGAAGTTTCGGTGTGGACCAAGTGAAAGAGATTGCGGGTGGAGTCGAGAACAGTGGATATAGATTCTTGTGGTCCTTACGTAAGCCTCCGCCGAAGAACACGCTTCCACTTCCCGGCGAGAACGCATCGCCGCCAGAAGAAGTATTGCCGGAAGGGTTTATGGAGCGAACTGCTGACATTGGGAGGATTATTGGATGGGCTCCACAAGTGGCGATCTTGTCTCACCCATCGATCGGAGGGTTCGTGTCTCATTGCGGGTGGAACTCAACCCTAGAGAGCGTGTGGTGCGGGGTTCCGATTGCCACGTGGCCGATGTATGCAGAGCAGCGAATCAACGCCTTTCAAATGGTGAAGGAATTGGGATTGAGCGTGGAGATCACATTAGATTATAAGAAGGAGCTGTGGAAAGAGAGTAGCCGCATTGTAGGTGCGACAGATATAGAGAGGGGAATTAGGGTTGTGATGGAGGAAGACAGTGCGATTAGGGCGAAGGTGAAGGAGATGAAAGAGAAGAGCAGGAAGACCCTTTTAGAAGGAGGGTCGTCCTATGCGTCGCTGGGACGTTTCATTGACGATGTAATTAGTAACATGCCATGA
- the LOC131152141 gene encoding anthocyanidin 3-O-glucosyltransferase 2-like, translated as MEKRAELVFIPSPLVGHLVSTVEIAKLLLLRHRRLSVTLLLLPLPSSDHSKAPSYAHSLASSTPSSVAARIRFLHLPPLPPPPAAAKPAPSFTPATLSTFMESYKPAVRDAVSQLGLTGSESESDPAHLAGFVVDMFCIPMIDVADEFGVPSYLFFTSGACALGLALHLQTLHDELGLDPTELKESDELSIPCFVNPVPAGVLPSTALDKENGGATAFINRARSFRRAKGIMVNTFMELESHVLQSILQDYKTKIPTVYPVGPIVNLGNESSDQAGSTEIMTWLNAQPPLSVVFLCFGSMGSFGRDQVKEIAGGVENSGYRFLWSLRKPPPKNTHPLPGEYASPPEEILPEGFIERTAEIGRIIGWAPQVAILSHPSIGGFVSHCGWNSTLESVWCGVPIATWPMYAEQQINAFQMVKELGLSVEITLDYRKDVWKESSRIVSAGDIERGIRVVMEEDCAIRGKVKEMKEKSRKTLLEGGSAYASLGRFIEDVVSNMP; from the coding sequence ATGGAGAAAAGAGCAGAGCTGGTGTTCATCCCCTCACCTCTGGTGGGCCACCTGGTCTCCACGGTGGAGATCGCCAAGCTCCTCCTCCTCCGCCATCGCCGCCTCTCCGTcaccctcctcctcctccccctcCCTTCCTCCGACCACTCCAAAGCCCCCTCCTACGCCCACTCCCTCGCATCATCCACCCCCTCCTCCGTCGCCGCCCGGATCCGCTTCCTCCACCTCCCTCCTCTGCCCCCTCCGCCTGCCGCCGCAAAACCGGCGCCCTCCTTCACTCCCGCCACCCTCTCTACCTTCATGGAATCCTACAAACCGGCCGTCAGGGACGCCGTCTCCCAACTCGGACTCACCGGGTCGGAGTCCGAGTCCGACCCGGCCCATCTGGCCGGGTTCGTCGTCGACATGTTCTGCATCCCCATGATCGACGTGGCCGACGAGTTCGGCGTCCCTTCCTACCTCTTCTTCACCTCCGGCGCCTGCGCTCTCGGTCTCGCCCTCCATCTCCAAACACTGCACGACGAACTCGGCCTCGACCCGACCGAGCTCAAGGAGTCGGACGAGTTATCCATCCCGTGTTTCGTCAACCCGGTTCCCGCTGGAGTTTTGCCGTCCACGGCGCTGGACAAGGAAAACGGGGGGGCCACCGCCTTCATCAACCGTGCTAGAAGCTTCCGAAGAgctaagggtattatggtcaacACGTTCATGGAGCTGGAATCACATGTGCTCCAGTCCATTTTACAGGACTATAAAACTAAAATACCCACCGTGTATCCTGTAGGGCCCATAGTCAACCTAGGAAATGAGTCTTCGGACCAGGCGGGGTCTACCGAGATAATGACGTGGTTGAATGCGCAGCCTCCTCTCTCGGTTGTGTTCCTATGCTTCGGAAGCATGGGAAGTTTCGGTAGGGACCAAGTGAAAGAGATTGCGGGTGGAGTGGAGAACAGTGGATATAGATTCTTATGGTCCTTACGTAAGCCTCCGCCTAAGAACACGCATCCACTTCCCGGCGAGTATGCGTCGCCGCCCGAAGAAATATTGCCGGAAGGGTTTATAGAGCGAACTGCAGAGATTGGGAGGATTATTGGGTGGGCTCCACAAGTGGCGATCTTGTCCCACCCATCAATTGGAGGGTTCGTGTCTCATTGCGGGTGGAACTCAACCCTGGAGAGCGTGTGGTGCGGGGTTCCGATTGCCACGTGGCCGATGTATGCAGAGCAGCAAATCAACGCCTTTCAAATGGTGAAGGAACTGGGATTGAGCGTGGAGATCACATTGGATTATAGGAAGGACGTGTGGAAAGAGAGTAGTCGCATTGTAAGTGCGGGAGATATAGAGAGGGGAATTAGGGTTGTGATGGAGGAAGACTGTGCGATTAGGGGGAAGGTGAAGGAGATGAAAGAGAAGAGTAGGAAGACCCTTTTAGAAGGAGGGTCAGCCTATGCGTCGCTGGGACGTTTCATCGAGGATGTGGTTAGTAACATGCCATGA